One window of Treponema denticola genomic DNA carries:
- a CDS encoding OmpA family protein, producing MNKFLNKNTALKNTKGFSGLFLFFFLFNLALNAYEPVLQSSSVQNWEKGSIESLIKLDMNKSGFYLPSDRDAAFNTIEKYMPSLLKDIYLSVIVDSSHRLGNYLAEEKVNLNTINKIIEKGNYKTPHFSNDMSNALIKTSTELHEIAKLFIKHTTPYVPSIPPSTAVSKAYTGILIDARGLLPVHGEYTKEKLQPCIFPKVWNTNMSTIYEKNMVDPKIAKKMGIVLYSSSLNEELYREYVGTEPLRIIARGVFGQNRTDPIISMEDSSRILSRPENLKLLQEGKVVIICDEDMLHVTEPFTPPDENYYFAYHDIELLLEKHKEKGITLSNPKNIVKIVMFDIRFVADMPDVLPEEMGKIDVIAEALLKLGPYTKFLIEGHTADLNKPEDEKILSVQRAERIADEISKRGIDRSRIMTAGYGSTRPLAPSNNEKNMAKNRRVEITVIRE from the coding sequence ATGAATAAATTTTTAAATAAAAACACAGCTTTAAAAAATACCAAGGGCTTCAGCGGCTTATTTTTGTTTTTTTTCCTTTTTAATTTAGCCTTAAATGCCTATGAGCCCGTCCTTCAATCTTCTTCCGTTCAAAATTGGGAAAAGGGCTCAATCGAATCCTTAATAAAACTTGATATGAATAAAAGCGGTTTTTATCTTCCAAGTGATAGGGATGCGGCTTTTAACACAATAGAAAAATACATGCCTTCCCTTTTAAAGGATATTTATCTTTCAGTTATAGTTGACTCTTCCCACCGCTTGGGAAACTATCTTGCCGAAGAAAAAGTAAACTTAAACACCATAAATAAGATAATTGAAAAAGGGAATTATAAAACCCCTCATTTTTCAAATGATATGTCCAATGCCTTGATAAAAACAAGTACCGAACTGCATGAAATTGCAAAGCTGTTTATCAAGCATACTACGCCCTATGTTCCATCGATTCCTCCAAGTACGGCTGTCAGCAAGGCCTATACGGGGATTTTAATAGATGCCAGAGGTTTGCTGCCTGTGCATGGAGAATATACAAAAGAAAAACTTCAGCCCTGCATTTTTCCGAAAGTGTGGAACACCAATATGTCTACCATATATGAAAAGAACATGGTAGATCCTAAAATTGCAAAAAAAATGGGCATAGTTTTATATTCTTCAAGCCTTAATGAAGAGCTGTATAGGGAATATGTTGGTACCGAGCCCTTGCGTATAATAGCTAGAGGCGTTTTCGGCCAAAATAGAACCGATCCGATTATTTCGATGGAGGATAGCAGCCGTATTTTGTCAAGGCCTGAAAACTTAAAACTTTTACAGGAAGGAAAAGTCGTTATCATCTGCGATGAGGATATGCTCCATGTTACAGAGCCCTTTACTCCGCCTGATGAAAACTATTACTTTGCCTATCATGATATTGAACTCTTGCTTGAAAAGCATAAAGAAAAAGGGATTACACTATCAAATCCGAAGAACATAGTAAAGATAGTAATGTTTGATATAAGGTTTGTGGCCGATATGCCGGATGTTCTTCCTGAAGAGATGGGTAAGATAGACGTAATCGCTGAAGCTCTTTTAAAATTGGGCCCTTATACAAAATTTTTAATTGAAGGTCATACGGCAGACCTTAACAAGCCTGAGGACGAAAAAATTCTTTCGGTTCAAAGGGCGGAAAGAATTGCAGACGAAATTTCAAAAAGGGGAATTGACCGCTCAAGGATAATGACAGCAGGCTATGGAAGCACAAGGCCCTTGGCCCCCAGCAACAATGAAAAGAATATGGCAAAAAACCGCCGTGTTGAAATTACAGTCATACGTGAATAA